A genomic region of Miscanthus floridulus cultivar M001 chromosome 3, ASM1932011v1, whole genome shotgun sequence contains the following coding sequences:
- the LOC136543298 gene encoding BTB/POZ and MATH domain-containing protein 3-like, with the protein MSPLPPVSYVPLDAGAATSSPEAEEVSVSTVAAMAVATDHLMLKLQGYSWLKAMHGENGSYIESSAFEVGGHTWRIRCYLNGNNMEDAGFVSLYLNLCSDSVVHAEYEFALVRHQGTPPAYGHQDTLSKKSLGLRTFGGKDNNPGWGRPRFISVKKLERSRFLKDDCFAVRCTVTVVQERTVKEKVVVQAHDMARLGLGILCKCDDDLCKRHHARPAETFLERFANFCYSICRGPV; encoded by the coding sequence ATGTCACCGTTACCGCCGGTCAGCTACGTGCCCTTAGATGCCGGCGCCGCCACGTCGTCTCCGGAGGCGGAGGAGGTCTCGGTGTCCACCGTCGCCGCCATGGCGGTCGCCACCGATCACCTCATGCTGAAACTCCAGGGCTACTCGTGGCTCAAGGCGATGCACGGCGAGAACGGCAGCTACATCGAGTCATCTGCGTTCGAGGTCGGAGGTCACACCTGGAGGATCCGATGCTACCTCAACGGCAACAACATGGAGGATGCCGGCTTCGTCTCGCTGTATCTGAACCTCTGTAGCGACTCCGTCGTCCACGCCGAGTACGAGTTCGCTCTGGTGCGTCACCAAGGCACGCCGCCGGCGTACGGTCACCAAGACACGCTGAGCAAGAAGTCGCTGGGCTTGCGCACCTTTGGGGGCAAGGATAACAACCCCGGCTGGGGTCGCCCGCGGTTCATCAGCGTGAAGAAGCTGGAGCGGTCCAGGTTCCTCAAGGACGACTGCTTCGCCGTCCGGTGCACGGTCACCGTCGTCCAGGAGCGGACCGTGAAGGAGAAGGTCGTCGTGCAGGCGCACGACATGGCGAGGCTGGGCCTGGGGATTCTCTGCAAGTGCGACGACGACCTGTGCAAGCGCCATCACGCCAGGCCTGCCGAGACTTTCTTGGAGAGATTTGCCAACTTCTGCTATTCCATCTGCCGTGGCCCCGTTTGA